One part of the Fusobacterium pseudoperiodonticum genome encodes these proteins:
- a CDS encoding alanine/glycine:cation symporter family protein, producing MESIYKMVDAVNGLLWGKNILVFMLIGAALYFSFKTKFMQFRLFHKIVKVLFKNEKGKKGGISSLETFFLGTACRVGAGNIAGVVAAISVGGPGAIFWMWLVAMLGSATAFIESSLAVIYRKTEKDGSYTGGTPFIIEKRLNMRWLGIIYALASVVCYFGVTQVMSNSITSSITSVYTWGAENKFLNLQNISSIAVAIMVAYVIFFSSSKKDSIIESLNKIVPFMAIIYVVAVIYILVTNLTSIPSMIGTIFSQAFGGKEIFGGTFGAVVMNGVRRGLFSNEAGSGNSNYAAAAVHIDNPSKQGMVQAFGVFIDTLVICSATAFIVLLVPESTIAGLSGMGLFQAAMTYHLSSIGAPFVVILMFFFCVSTILAVAFYGRSAVNFIHESKYLNIGYQAILILMIYIGGIKQDMFIWSLADFGLGIMTVINILVIIPITKPALDALKNYEKELK from the coding sequence AATTTAGATTATTTCATAAAATAGTAAAAGTTTTATTCAAAAATGAAAAAGGTAAAAAAGGTGGTATAAGTTCTTTAGAAACATTTTTCTTAGGTACAGCTTGTAGAGTTGGAGCAGGAAATATTGCAGGGGTAGTTGCAGCAATATCAGTTGGAGGACCAGGAGCTATATTTTGGATGTGGTTGGTTGCAATGCTAGGTTCAGCAACAGCTTTTATTGAATCAAGCTTGGCAGTTATCTATAGAAAAACAGAAAAAGATGGTTCTTATACAGGAGGAACACCATTTATTATAGAAAAAAGACTAAATATGAGATGGTTAGGAATTATTTATGCACTAGCATCAGTAGTATGTTACTTTGGAGTAACACAAGTTATGTCTAACTCTATTACTAGTTCAATAACTTCTGTATATACTTGGGGTGCAGAAAATAAATTCTTAAATTTACAGAATATTTCATCAATAGCTGTAGCAATTATGGTTGCCTATGTAATATTTTTTAGTAGTTCTAAGAAAGACTCTATTATAGAATCTTTAAATAAGATAGTTCCATTTATGGCAATTATTTATGTTGTCGCAGTTATTTATATCTTAGTTACAAATTTAACAAGTATACCATCAATGATAGGAACAATTTTCTCTCAAGCTTTTGGAGGGAAAGAAATATTTGGAGGAACATTTGGAGCAGTTGTTATGAATGGAGTTAGAAGAGGACTATTCTCTAACGAAGCAGGAAGTGGAAATTCAAACTATGCAGCGGCAGCAGTTCATATAGATAATCCATCAAAACAAGGAATGGTTCAAGCTTTTGGAGTATTCATTGATACCTTAGTTATCTGTAGTGCAACAGCATTCATCGTTTTACTTGTACCTGAAAGTACAATAGCTGGTTTATCAGGAATGGGACTTTTCCAAGCAGCTATGACTTATCACCTATCTTCAATAGGAGCACCTTTTGTTGTGATTCTAATGTTCTTCTTCTGTGTAAGTACTATACTTGCAGTAGCTTTCTATGGTAGAAGTGCAGTTAATTTTATACATGAAAGTAAATATTTAAATATAGGATATCAAGCTATATTAATATTGATGATATATATTGGTGGAATAAAACAAGATATGTTCATTTGGTCTTTAGCAGATTTTGGTTTAGGAATAATGACAGTTATAAATATCTTAGTTATAATACCTATTACAAAACCAGCTTTAGATGCACTAAAAAATTATGAAAAAGAATTAAAATAA